The Corynebacterium camporealensis genome contains a region encoding:
- a CDS encoding HNH endonuclease signature motif containing protein codes for MSLQTYLRELGTGISMVAECKGMSEHDLAELGADPQTAEGMLHLYKVYFGQTAYTRKQRTARTAARGHTLVTLQVIEKYVGRIKHQVAAWDLRILLCNTAAARIPAVARKKIREIQPPKSPDPGVRITRRKDGNHTMSITDSSMAIADMAGQLKNHDKDPLQAIRDIFQGTAAGPAPQVRTNVVIRLDQLDRIINGDGEEIQLELTNGATMSGAELVQRTLSDIGLITLIHPYAGPVNLYNCERFASTKQREMLSAEHPTCAWPGCHAPAENCQFHHLDRYQDGGPTNPANMVPLCGYHNAANDDDPTKPTGKGRMARIDGRVAWLPPWAGPPRFSPSPAYPDDKRPDTSNKEKAPPDGDAST; via the coding sequence ATGAGCTTACAGACATACCTTCGCGAACTCGGCACCGGAATCTCCATGGTCGCCGAGTGCAAGGGCATGTCTGAGCACGATTTGGCTGAACTGGGCGCGGACCCGCAAACGGCTGAGGGCATGTTGCATCTGTACAAGGTGTATTTCGGCCAGACTGCCTATACCCGCAAACAGCGCACCGCCCGGACCGCGGCACGGGGTCATACTCTGGTGACGTTGCAGGTCATTGAAAAGTACGTCGGCCGCATCAAGCACCAGGTGGCGGCGTGGGACCTGCGTATCTTGTTGTGCAATACTGCCGCGGCGCGGATTCCGGCGGTAGCGCGGAAGAAGATTCGAGAAATTCAGCCGCCCAAGAGTCCCGATCCGGGCGTGCGCATTACCCGCCGCAAGGACGGCAACCACACGATGTCGATTACCGATAGCTCCATGGCCATTGCCGATATGGCCGGCCAGCTCAAGAACCACGACAAGGATCCGCTGCAAGCTATTCGCGATATCTTCCAAGGCACCGCGGCTGGTCCCGCCCCGCAGGTGCGCACCAATGTGGTGATTCGCCTCGACCAGCTCGACCGCATCATCAACGGCGATGGTGAAGAAATCCAGCTTGAGCTCACCAATGGTGCGACGATGTCCGGTGCGGAGCTGGTGCAGCGCACGCTTTCCGATATCGGGCTTATCACCCTCATCCACCCTTATGCCGGGCCAGTCAATCTCTATAACTGCGAGCGCTTTGCTTCCACCAAGCAGCGCGAGATGCTTTCTGCCGAGCACCCGACATGTGCATGGCCTGGCTGCCACGCCCCGGCGGAGAACTGCCAGTTCCACCACCTAGACCGCTACCAAGATGGCGGGCCGACGAACCCGGCCAACATGGTGCCGTTATGTGGCTATCACAACGCCGCCAACGACGATGACCCCACCAAACCAACGGGCAAGGGCAGAATGGCGCGCATCGATGGCCGCGTGGCCTGGCTTCCACCCTGGGCCGGACCGCCACGGTTTAGCCCCAGCCCGGCGTATCCGGACGACAAGCGCCCTGATACATCGAATAAGGAAAAGGCGCCGCCAGATGGCGACGCCTCAACCTAG
- a CDS encoding DNA polymerase Y family protein, whose amino-acid sequence MRVAALWFPDWPIQAAQLDGPAAVASQHQIAVCNSAARQVGVRRGMRVRQAQALCPQLQLIDANPDHDGALFSEVADGLDAVASAVEVLRPGLVIVDAAAAGRFHGSEDVALEMLIDATATRNLNSQLGVADEIATALIAARAQEWGAVVPRGGSREFLAPQPVNALSAEVALGCDVAVVDKLQQLGVRTLGDVADLSVGQVTTRFGQPGLRAHEIARAKPDRRVAPELARPDLAVEVEEEIDRVDAAAFGARQLAARLHQRLSAAGLSCLRLRVAAELSSGEWIERVWRTREALTERATADRVRWQLDGWLRQRREAACIIRLRLEPVEVAAPQGAGLWGGEDNAAQQVIERVQSQLGIDKVLQPRLRGGRGVAERIALVPYGEPAEAGQAWEGQIPAPLPALLGQGTADIHDATGHAVFVTAEALLSADPAWVQVRQDLQAVEAWAGPWPADEGWWTPHNNRVARLQVVGANQKAWLLAWTHGQWHIEAEYS is encoded by the coding sequence ATGAGGGTCGCAGCATTGTGGTTCCCGGATTGGCCGATTCAAGCCGCGCAGCTGGACGGCCCTGCGGCGGTGGCCAGTCAGCACCAGATTGCAGTCTGCAATAGCGCTGCCCGTCAGGTCGGCGTACGCCGGGGCATGCGCGTGCGTCAGGCCCAGGCACTATGTCCGCAGCTGCAGCTTATCGATGCCAACCCCGACCACGACGGTGCCCTTTTTAGCGAAGTTGCCGACGGCCTGGATGCGGTGGCTTCTGCAGTGGAGGTTTTACGTCCCGGGTTGGTCATCGTCGATGCTGCGGCAGCCGGGCGCTTCCACGGCAGCGAGGACGTAGCGCTAGAAATGCTTATCGATGCCACCGCCACCCGCAACCTCAACTCCCAACTGGGCGTGGCCGATGAGATTGCCACCGCGTTGATTGCTGCGCGTGCGCAGGAGTGGGGTGCGGTCGTGCCGCGGGGTGGGTCGCGGGAGTTTTTAGCACCGCAGCCCGTCAATGCGTTGTCCGCGGAGGTCGCTTTGGGCTGCGATGTGGCGGTGGTGGACAAACTCCAGCAGCTCGGTGTGCGAACGCTAGGGGATGTGGCGGACTTGTCGGTGGGGCAGGTGACGACGCGTTTTGGCCAGCCCGGTCTGCGCGCACACGAGATTGCGCGGGCGAAACCGGATAGGCGCGTGGCACCGGAGTTGGCGCGCCCGGATTTAGCGGTGGAGGTCGAAGAGGAAATCGACCGCGTGGATGCCGCAGCCTTTGGTGCGCGGCAGTTGGCCGCGCGCTTGCATCAGCGGTTGTCTGCGGCCGGATTGTCGTGTTTGCGTCTGCGCGTGGCCGCAGAACTCAGCAGTGGTGAGTGGATCGAGCGTGTGTGGCGCACGCGGGAGGCGCTGACGGAGCGTGCGACTGCGGACCGGGTGCGCTGGCAGCTCGATGGGTGGTTGCGGCAGCGTCGCGAGGCAGCCTGCATCATCCGGTTGCGTTTGGAGCCAGTGGAGGTTGCCGCTCCGCAGGGCGCGGGCCTGTGGGGCGGGGAGGATAATGCGGCACAGCAGGTGATTGAGCGCGTGCAGTCGCAGTTGGGTATCGATAAGGTGCTGCAGCCCAGGCTGCGCGGCGGGCGCGGTGTGGCAGAACGGATCGCGTTGGTGCCCTACGGCGAGCCCGCGGAGGCCGGGCAGGCGTGGGAAGGCCAGATTCCTGCACCGCTGCCGGCGCTATTGGGGCAGGGCACCGCCGATATCCACGACGCCACCGGGCACGCCGTGTTCGTCACGGCCGAGGCCTTGTTGTCCGCGGACCCGGCGTGGGTGCAGGTACGCCAAGATCTGCAGGCGGTGGAAGCGTGGGCGGGACCTTGGCCTGCCGATGAAGGCTGGTGGACACCTCACAACAACCGTGTGGCACGCCTCCAAGTAGTCGGCGCGAACCAGAAAGCCTGGCTACTGGCCTGGACACACGGCCAATGGCACATCGAAGCGGAGTATTCCTAG